agtgcgcccatacaaacaaaagcgcttttgaaattgttaccggacagcaaccgttACTCCCACATAATGTGAATGCACCAACCATAccatcatctcatcgagctgccagtttctctacagaatgggaacaaactttgaagatagtgcggagctatcttgtcaggGCCCAAGACAGGGCAACGAGGCATGCCGAACAAAACCGTCACTTTGCCCAATatcaagcaggggacaaagtgatggtaaaaACCCTGAGGcagaacttgtttgcaaagaggacccaagatcctcgcctattgccaagctacatcgggcctttttccattgaaaggcgcatcgggaaatccacataccagctgaacacaccagcctggtggaaaatccatccagtcttccatgtcagccgcctcaggccacttcagaaatgcatggaagatcattcagaaagacatctcacagcaccgaggggaacagacctcccagccatcaagagcctgaccaaccatcatcatcctgcaggtaaggctccgaggacgtcgccaactcaggtgggggagaatgtcatgggctgctttccatcatcgacccatgaccccttggacgcgccccgtggcatcccggcaagcctcccaacgcctagcgccacggtcggccccgtggtctcggcagcgccaagtgacaagcgagcatgcgcctctgtcaccccaccgataatcaatgccagcgcccagcggctggccaatgccatcagtgccgcgcgcaccgaTAATGCCGCGTGCACAAATCATCCTGTTGCCATCAGCGCCGCACAcccagacagtgccccgcgcgcagacccaatgccaagcactagcgcccagccgctggcagatccaaataatgccgcgcgcgcccacagcaatgcgcgcgcagaccctgctgctcaagacaaagttgctgccatcggacttgcttccatagaagactaagtccttttcattgtaattatagagtagttttacttcattcattttcagtgtgcttttacagctttcttaggtcaactcatgtaactttggtttatttattttaagcattattaagggggaccaaagcattcaaacattcaagcattcaaacaattctctgtactggtgtctctcccccccgacaccacatttcatcttgtaatagctttcatcatcatcaatacaatcatcagctttcatcatcagttgctcattttccgctgctcaattgatcacgacattggctttcccgtacggcactgacaatctagtctagcgtacggcgagggcCTCAGTTGGcacatagcaaccgcactgacatcggttgcttagccttacgtcgcccttccaaggaacttcaggaaggcgccgcgtaacagtagtTATGTACCATGATTAATTTATTGTATGATTTTGTTTAACATTCTATGTGGGGCAAGGGCAAGTGGAAGTAAACCAGATTGGTGCGAGAGATTTCAATTGCGAGGTGGAGGATCTAGTCTTGTGTTCAATTTATATTGGTATATTGTTAAGCTATATATTTTCTTGTGTCTTTGTTCTCTTTGAGTGCTAATACATGTATAGGCCAAAATTTGTCTTCAGAATATTTAACGTAATATAGCATTAAAAAAAGTTATCGGTCGAGCTCGCCCAAGACGCAGCGAGGTCAATGGACGAGGTGCCGACATGAGCCGCAGTCAAGATATCGACGGTTATTACAATCAAGATGTCAGCAAGGGTCGGGGTCGAGATCGACTGTTGATTATACGACTTGTAACGGCTAATTTGTCAAGATAAGGTACTGAAagggaatattctagtgaatattccctGCATTTGTACTATTAAGGTTTCCTATAAAAAATGccccatatatatagaaagaagagacaatgagaggggcatgtaatattcattttctgataagaacacttttgagaatGAGACTTTCCCTCTTACAAAAACACAAAGATTACCTTTTTACAAAGATTCTTGTTGATATTGTTCCCCACTTTTCCATCAGATTCGAGGACCGTTCATGCGAATCTTAGATTTATCTGTCATTCATCGCTGTCAGATAAATTATTCGTTCAACCcatccattattgggtgaattattttttttatttacttaaatgccatttattgaCATTTATTGTTAGTTACATCTTCCTTAATATTCTTGCTCTAAGTGTATCCTATATTTATTGCCACCAGTCATATACGGAATCTGTTCTAACTAACATACGTCTTAGTGCTTAAATATCTAGAGTTATTGTCTTTGACTAGATTTAACCCCTCActatataaatttaatagtttaaacCGGGAATTATATTCTtcggtcaaacaatttggcgccgtttGTGGGATATTCAAGCTAAGTTTTTAAGTTTTTTCTAAATCCACAACCGACACTGGTTACTAACACAAAAAAAAACCAAAAGAAGAACATTCTTCTCTTTATATGCACAGATCTAACGtggcaggtaacagagaagaaagaacgagaataatgagtgacctccTAACCAACCTCATGGACATCATCCACGAGAGCTCTGAAGCAGTTGATGAGGACACAACGCCCAATGCCTCTCCTAGGCGAGGTGGATCACCCCTTCCCcactgcagcatcacaaaatccCATGGCAAGACCGCCTCCACATCCGTGGGAGAGGAGACACCGCCAGCGATAAAGAAGCTTCTTGAGGCTTGGCTAACTGATACATTGACCAACGTCCTCTATAAGCCCGTTCAGGACGTGGCCGCAGTAAAGACACCATCAGTGGCCGAGCAACGTGATCAACCTCCTCCACCCACGATGACAGGTAttaccaaagacctttaaaatgccgcCTTATCTGAAAATATACGATGGCACAACCGACCCCGATGATCATGTGACCCATtacgtcaccgccgtgaaagCCAATGATCTCGCAAAAGGACAAGTATCCTCCAttctgctaaagaaattcggtgaaaccctcacGGGAGGTGCATTAACCTGGTACTCACAGTTGCCAGCACATTCCATCGAAACCTTTGAGGAAATGGACGACAAGTTCGTGACAGCCCATGCCAAggccaagaaggccgaggcaAGAGTGAATGATATCTTTGCTATTAAACAGCCCCCGGGAGAAGGACTGAGAAACTTCCTCGCCCGTTTCAACCGAGTGAGAATGACTCTGCCCAATTTATTAGAAGGAATGACAGTAGCCTCTTTTCAAAACGGGCTGAATAGAAATGGTTCGAGAGCgacaagaaaattattaagtcAGCTCATGAAATACCCCCCGACAACTTGGGACAAAATATATAATGCATATTGTGCCGAAGTACGAGCAGACGAAGACGACCTTAATGGGCCGACTCATTGACTGACCTTAATATAAGTAGAATCCAGAAAAGATCGGAGAAGTGATATCAAGAGAGATCCGACGACCTCAGGGCCGAACCGGGAATGACATCTCCCATATGTCAGGACTACTGTTGTATCCTCACCTCGCCATGAAGAAGGCCCACCCCGATCAAGAACAAAGACTCACCagaatgaaagaggtatgccccatTTATTATCTGCTCACAATTATTGCGTCACCTACAGAGACCGTCTACaccttggagaagctcggaccaaaggtAAAGCGGCCGCAGAAAATGAGGTCAGACCCTAATACCAGAAAATTAGACGGCCTctgcgagttccatcaagagcgaggacacaaaaccgaagattgcatcgccctaagacaggaggtcgtaaacatgatgcgacagggacacctcaaagaattgttgAGCGATCGGGGAAGAACTAACTTTGCCAAGGGACGCGAACAATATCAAGGGCCGCCGAAGTCGCCCTCGCCAGCCcgcaccatccacatgatcaCCGGCGGAGGAGACACCACTTCCATAAATAGCAAGAAGTTCACCAcgacccacaagctcaaacggtcatgaatggtatgatgaactcgaagaaagtataatcttcgataagtcagataccaacggtttagcattccctcactatgatgctcttgttattactttacgaattttagatacaGACGTAAGATGGATTATGGTAGATGACGGGAGCGACGCGTGTATTATCCATCCCGGTGTACtcacacaaatgaaactcgagtaCAAGATAGTACCACGTTATATCACACTAACAAGATTTAACAATACAGTTGAACGAACATCTggcgagatcacactccccgtcctggcAGGTGGCGTGACTCTGAagaccacattccacatcatggaccaggatacGACATACAATGCCATAATAAGGCGACCGTGGATACATACCATGAGGGCCAAACCCTCCAGtttgtaccaagtcatcaaattcccaactccatggggaatattcagcataaGTGGAGTACAACGCACATCCCAAGAGTGCTACCACATCGTCCTAGACTGCACGACCGCTCAACAAATGAGAGGTATACATcgacgacatgctggtcaagtccaaaagaagaaaagatcacatcgaccacttaAGAGAAGCATCCGGCATACTCAGGCAATACGGTATGAAACTGAATCCCGAGAAATGTGCATCCAGCGTGTCCTCAGGgaaattcttgggtttcctagtTTCGCAGCGGggtatcgaggtcaatcccgaccaaatcaaggccatagagggtATACCAGAGCACTTGACCACCAAGAAGCAAGTCCAGAAGCTAACCGGCCAAATAGCCGCTCTGTCAAGGTTCATCTTACGATCCTCTGATAGGTGCCAAACATTCTTCGGTGTACTAAAAAGGAGAACGGCATCTAATGGACCCCTGAGTGCGCCCAAGcactgaaggagttaaaggtgtaCCTATCATCACCGTCGTTGCTCTCAAAACCAGAACCAGGGCAACATCTTCTCATCTATCTCGCCGTTT
This region of Nicotiana tomentosiformis chromosome 4, ASM39032v3, whole genome shotgun sequence genomic DNA includes:
- the LOC138910483 gene encoding uncharacterized protein, with the translated sequence MPPYLKIYDGTTDPDDHVTHYVTAVKANDLAKGQVSSILLKKFGETLTGGALTWYSQLPAHSIETFEEMDDKFVTAHAKAKKAEARVNDIFAIKQPPGEGLRNFLARFNRVRMTLPNLLEGMTVASFQNGLNRNGSRATRKLLSQLMKYPPTTWDKIYNAYCAEVRADEDDLNGPTH